From Mytilus edulis chromosome 8, xbMytEdul2.2, whole genome shotgun sequence, one genomic window encodes:
- the LOC139486581 gene encoding chromosome-associated kinesin KIF4-like (The sequence of the model RefSeq protein was modified relative to this genomic sequence to represent the inferred CDS: added 32 bases not found in genome assembly), which translates to MSEDKVIPVRVAIRCRPLITKELNEGCQKCVRFINNEPQLVLGSNRSFTYDYVYSPDHSQHEVYDSSVKHLVKHIFKGYNATVLAYGQTGSGKTYTMGGCYDMVSEIEKGVIPRVMQELFNGMEDRPEYSFTIKVSYLEIYNEDINDLLCPMSKREPLAIREDATGGIRLPGLREKTVTSYEETLTCLSMGGQVRTTGATAMNNTSSRSHAIFTIHVEMKKKDDENDTCSAKFHLVDLAGSERAKKTQAEGERFKEGVNINRGLLCLGNVISALGDDKEKRSYIPYRDSKLTRLLQDSLGGNSYTLMVACISPADTNMEETLNTLRYADRARKIKNKPIINRDPQTAEIIRLKQLVIELETRLQSGGLTIKCESSVATCTSVFSSTTSTAASTSMSYTEQDSIMDKVKELAEKNKQLEEENEKLSDELQRAVDNSANLCEKVIKLDLKCERLKNRLDDFKKDTGLDFNVLSSSLDVNSHPELKEQMDKLRHLAEQVNDDKDEPEESIPEQDEDMDQGESLPGTPDSRAMSKEYAFRQAKMTNELQELNKLLEKKERLAKQMTQNDDQMKAMKGQYDHAISGMNSEIESLQKEKEELAQALENAKFNSATSKVAEQRRQRLKELEQQMSQLKRKVNDQTKLLKMKEQSEKQVSKMNVDIQGMKQQRVKLMKQMKEDADEFRRWKMKKEKEVMQLQQKGRKRDCEIAKLQRENQKQQNILKRKGEEAAAANKRLKEALAKQKQVQQERNEKFEKYDTTSIGNRVRSWLSHELEVRVSIREAKYHLNRLLSDRKEMVMTLNDLKDRIDEDAPPTKKLAWIKDGKLDSSSFEVENVKKQIEEVQQQIDERNAQITDLQQKVVDADQECKGKSIWESLHTMVEAKCALKWLLEQAVSSRADSSKAQGELQDSKLHHIDRHDEMEELQKEIEDLKHKHEDNVTRLQKQHEDKVLFLLRQMKAVDSSVTLDEDVRQRMKFQQEEIDKLSKLHEEVQKKNDECESLKQHLTKAMYQGKSFALMPSIDADHEVASPFLTPKPKAKAKRKTMGKDESFMSEGEYFAAISDEEDGVDEEEDEEVNSDEEWWRTPKYKRKQSSKIVQPKKDPSRNSITKCNCKGNCLKKICGCRKQGIVCSDHCKCSSQCRNIEQPGSTTNPDDDSISTTLNSTYNLEEKENISSQNSSANEFVEPMIPKRKSRTNNNSEISSSTEGATKKRRLLTGSNSFFKPL; encoded by the exons ATGTCGGAGGACAAAGTTATTCCAGTTCGCGTTGCGATCCGTTGTCGACCCCTGATCACCAAGGAATTGAATGAAGGATGTCAGAAGTGTGTACGTTTTATCAACAATGAACCCCAGCTTGTCCTAGGTTCCAACCGATCTTTTACTTATGATTATGTTTATAGTCCTGATCATTCTCAGCACGAGGTTTACGATTCTTCAGTCAAACATCTTGTCAAGCACATCTTTAAAG GGTACAATGCAACAGTTTTAGCGTATGGACAAACAGGAAGTGGGAAGACTTACACGATGGGAGGATGTTATGACATGGTCAGTGAAATAGAAAAAGGTGTCATCCCGCGTGTGATGCAGGAACTGTTCAATGGAATGGAAGACAGACCAGAGTATTCATTCACTATTAAAGTTTCATATTTGGAG ATTTACAACGAGGATATCAATGACTTGCTGTGTCCTATGTCTAAGAGAGAGCCACTGGCTATCAGAGAAGATGCAACAGGGGGAATCAGG TTACCAGGTTTACGAGAGAAAACAGTGACGTCCTACGAAGAAACATTGACCTGCCTTAGCATGGGAGGTCAAGTCAGAACAACTGGAGCCACTGCTATGAATAACACATCCAGTAGAAGTCATGCTATCTTTACAATACATgtagaaatgaagaaaaaagacgATGA GAACGACACCTGTAGTGCCAAGTTCCATTTAGTAGATCTAGCAGGATCTGAGAGAGCAAAGAAGACGCAGGCGGAGGGAGAAAGGTTTAAGGAAGGGGTGAACATCAACAGAGGACTTTTATGTTTAGGCAATGTGATCAGTGCACTTGGTGATGATAAGGAGAAAAGGTCATATATTCCATATAGAGACTCCAAGTTGACTAGGCTTCTTCAAG ATTCATTAGGAGGTAATTCCTATACTCTCATGGTAGCATGTATCAGCCCAGCAGACACCAATATGGAGGAGACATTAAACACGTTACGCTACGCTGACAGAGCTAGAAAGATCAAGAACAAACCTATAATTAACCGTGATCCACAGACGGCAGAGATCATAAGACTGAAACAGTTG GTAATAGAATTAGAGACAAGACTTCAGTCTGGGGGTTTAACCATTAAGTGTGAGAGTTCAGTAGCTACATGTACTTCAGTATTTTCATCAACCACATCTACGGCAGCATCTACATCCATGTCATACAC aGAGCAGGACTCTATAATGGACAAAGTCAAAGAATTGGCAGAGAAAAACAAACAGCTAGAG GAAGAGAATGAGAAGTTGTCTGATGAACTACAGAGAGCTGTTGATAACAGTGCCAATCTGTGTGAGAAAGTTATCAAGTTGGACCTGAAATGTGAACGATTGAAAAACAGACTGGATGATTTCAAAAAGGACACAGG GTTGGATTTCAATGTATTAAGTTCAAGTTTAGATGTGAACTCTCATCCAGAGTTGAAAGAACAGATGGACAAATTGAGACATCTTGCTGAACAAGTTAATGATGATAAG GATGAACCAGAAGAGAGTATACCAGAACAAGATGAGGATATGGACCAGGGTGAATCCCTTCCTGGAACCCCAGACAGTAGGGCCATGTCCAAAGAATATGCCTTCAGGCAAGCCAAGATGACAAATGAATTGCAGGAACTGAACAAACTTCTGGAGAAAAAGGAGCGGCTTGCTAAACAGATGACACAAAATGATGATCAGATGAAAGCAATGAAAGGCCAATATGAT CATGCCATTAGTGGGATGAATTCAGAGATAGAAAGTCTACAGAAAGAGAAAGAAGAATTAGCTCAGGCTTTAGAAAATGCTAAAT AGAAGACAAAGATTAAAAGAGTTAGAACAACAGATGTCACAACTAAAGAGAAAAGTCAACGATCAAACAAAACTGTTAAAGATGAAGGAACAGTCAGAAAAACAAGTGTCTAAAATGAACGTGGATATACAG GGTATGAAACAACAGAGAGTTAAGCTGATGAAACAGATGAAAGAAGATGCTGATGAATTTAGACGATGGaagatgaaaaaagaaaaagaagtcaTGCAGTTACAACAAAAG GGAAGAAAGAGAGATTGTGAGATAGCCAAGTTACAGAGAGAAAACCAGAAACAACAAAACATTCTGAAAAGAAAAGGAGAAGAG GCTGCTGCAGCAAACAAGAGACTAAAGGAAGCTTTAGCCAAACAGAAACAAGTTCAACAAGAGagaaatgaaaaatttgaaaaatatgacaCAACCAGTATAGGAAACAGGGTTAGA TCCTGGTTGAGTCATGAGCTGGAGGTCAGGGTCAGCATCAGGGAGGCCAAATATCACCTGAACAGGCTGCTGTCTGATCGGAAGGAAATGGTGATGACATTGAACGATTTGAAGGACAGGATAGATGAGGATGCTCCACCCACCAAG AAGTTGGCCTGGATAAAAGACGGGAAGTTAGACTCATCAAGTTTTGAGGTTGAGAACGTAAAGAAACAGATAGAGGAAGTTCAACAACAGATTGATGAGag GAATGCTCAGATAACTGACCTCCAACAGAAGGTTGTTGATGCTGATCAAG AATGTAAAGGGAAGTCTATTTGGGAGAGTTTACACACAATGGTAGAGGCAAAGTGTGCATTGAAATGGTTACTAGAACAG GCAGTATCATCTAGGGCAGATAGCAGTAAGGCTCAAGGTGAATTACAAGATTCTAAACTTCATCATATAGACAGACATGATGAAATGGAAGAACTACAGAAAGAGATAGAGGATTTAAAACATAAACATGAAGACAATGTAACTAGGTTACAAAAACAACATGAAGATAAG GTTTTGTTTCTGTTGAGACAGATGAAGGCTGTAGATAGTAGTGTGACATTAGATGAAGACGTCAGACAGAGAATGAAATTCCAG CAAGAAGAGATTGATAAATTGAGTAAACTGCACGAGGAGGTTCAAAAGAAAAATGATGAATGTGAATCTCTGAAACAGCATCTGACTAAGGCCATGTATCAAGGGAAAAGTTTTGCTTTGATGCCAAGTATAGATGCCGACCATGAGGTGGCTTCACCATTCCTGACACCTAAACCAAAAGCTAAG GCCAAGAGGAAAACCATGGGAAAAGATGAGTCGTTTATGAGTGAGGGTGAATACTTTGCTGCCATTAGTGATGAAGAGGACGGCGTGGATGAGGAGGAGGATGAGGAGGTTAACAGTGATGAGGAATGGTGGAGGACACCCAAATATAAACGAAAA caaAGTTCAAAGATAGTTCAG ccaaAAAAAGATCCATCAAGAAATTCTATAACAAAATGTAACTGTAAAGGAAACTGCCTGAAGAAAATCTGTGGCTGTCGAAAACAAGGCATTGTGTGCTCTGACCATTGTAAATGTTCTAGTCAGTGTAGGAACATAGAACAGCCAGGATCAACAACCAATCCAGATGATGATAGC ATTTCAACAACACTAAACAGTACCTACAATTTGGAGgagaaagaaaatatttcatcACAAAATAGCAGTGCAAATGAATTTGTGGAGCCAATGATTCCTAAAAGGAAATCTCGAACAAACAATAATAGTGAAATAAGCTCATCCACAGAGGGCGCCACTAAGAAGAGAAGACTTCTCACTGGGAGTAACAGCTTTTTTAAACCtctatag